One region of Roseimicrobium gellanilyticum genomic DNA includes:
- a CDS encoding TerC/Alx family metal homeostasis membrane protein has translation MFENSLSAFAGISFQDVMVFLIPFVAAVLIDLLTHRKGHKITMGNALFWSIIWVVCSLAFGVYIWFHKGAHGGPENASLYFTGYVLEKALALDNLFAFYLIFKSFGLTQDQNQHYQHRILYWGILGAIVFRLFFLGFGALIVNVSPFVLILFALVVLWTVWKMWKSGEDDEEVDYTNHWSVLMVRKFTKTNPSIESGHFFSHGVTPLFLCLICIEVCDVIFAFDSMPVIVAVVRDPYLMITSSLWAAAGLRSLYFLLIAAQNLFWALDKAVMVLLIFVSFKLIGSAFGYHLPNAVSLTIVGLVLATGVIWSLAVKAPEEGEDEKKAENTDTP, from the coding sequence ATGTTTGAAAACTCTCTTTCCGCCTTTGCTGGAATCTCGTTCCAGGACGTGATGGTCTTCCTGATTCCGTTCGTGGCGGCGGTCCTGATTGACTTGCTCACCCACCGGAAAGGTCACAAGATCACGATGGGCAATGCCCTCTTCTGGTCCATCATCTGGGTGGTCTGCTCCCTGGCTTTCGGGGTGTACATCTGGTTTCACAAGGGTGCCCACGGCGGACCGGAGAATGCGAGCCTCTACTTCACCGGATACGTACTTGAGAAGGCGCTGGCACTGGACAACCTCTTTGCCTTCTACCTCATCTTCAAGTCCTTCGGTCTCACGCAGGACCAGAACCAGCACTACCAGCACCGCATCCTGTACTGGGGCATTTTGGGCGCCATTGTCTTCCGTCTCTTCTTCCTCGGCTTCGGCGCCCTCATTGTGAACGTGAGCCCGTTTGTGCTCATTCTCTTCGCCCTCGTGGTGCTCTGGACCGTGTGGAAGATGTGGAAGAGCGGCGAGGACGATGAAGAGGTGGACTACACCAATCACTGGTCCGTGCTCATGGTGCGCAAGTTCACCAAGACCAATCCCTCCATCGAGAGTGGTCACTTCTTCAGCCATGGCGTCACCCCGCTGTTCCTGTGCCTTATCTGTATTGAAGTCTGTGACGTTATCTTTGCATTCGACTCCATGCCGGTCATCGTGGCCGTGGTTCGCGACCCGTACCTGATGATCACCTCCAGCCTGTGGGCGGCCGCCGGTCTGCGCAGCCTCTACTTCCTGCTCATCGCGGCGCAGAACCTGTTCTGGGCACTCGACAAGGCGGTGATGGTGTTGCTGATTTTTGTGTCGTTCAAGCTCATCGGAAGCGCCTTCGGCTACCACCTTCCGAACGCCGTCAGCCTTACCATCGTGGGCCTCGTCCTGGCCACGGGCGTCATCTGGTCTCTCGCAGTGAAGGCACCCGAAGAAGGCGAGGACGAGAAGAAAGCGGAGAACACCGACACTCCGTAA